The DNA region ACTCATATAGATCACCAATGACGTATTAATTTtcgttctttatattttccttaaaTGTTGTAGCAACCGTTAACAGTTCATTATTAATTGCCATTGCAATTTTCATATCTTCTAACATCGTGATATGATCGCCGTCAACAACGTGTATTTCCACTTTGTTTTCAGTTAACTAAAAATAACAGCATTTTATAGTAAATTAGTGTTATTTTCATGATGTACAATTTATACTCTGTAGTTCATAATCATACGGTTTTACAACTTACACTCTGCAGTTCATAATCATACGGTACATTTAGTACAGACGGTAACAATGGTTTGAACAATGTAATTGGTGTTCTTATATATGGCATTGGTTCTGGGTTATATGCCATAACTGCTTGCAATCTCACATAAAGTGAGAGAATAGCGTCTTTTTGATTCCCTTTCGAAAATAACTCTTGATTTTCgagagatataaaattaagaaatatatttactttctcaTCCCACGTATtacattttcttaatttaaattCAAGCTGCAAAGTAATGTTTGCAAATCAATATGAGACTTGcgcaaaatagaaaaagaagaagtctCAGGAAAATAACGACGTACCTCTGCCCTGTTAACAGCTATAAATGGATTCAATATACTAAATAGAATGTTGTTTTCTAGTTCTTCTTGCGATGACGAATGCAATTGCTGTTGCATAagtgtttttaaatattgagGAGCACCGTCTATCAATATTAGTTGACCAATAAAACCTTTGGCTTCTAAGTTTCGTGTGAGTTCAATAGCTACAAGTGATCCAAATGAATAACCCACTAACGTGAAATTACTTCGACCCTTAAGTTTATCTAATAAATgctataatatgtaaaattatgtACCATGTTAATATGTATTGTTcgataatattcaatttaatcacatttttttgtaataaaagattataccggtaaaaataaattggccATAGCTTCAACagtttttaattcataattcGCAGCTAATTGAAAACAAGTTGCAGgtgatttaatttttgattctAATGTTTTGAAAACGCCACCATAACCTTCGATTCCtggaagaaagaatatttcgtTCCGACCCTCTTCTGGATTAGTCTTAAGCGGAATAGTAACTTTGGCAGAAAGTATTTCATCGAACATTTGCAGCAACATCTTTGTACCAGATAATAAtccttttatatcattttcattattattacaattatctcTCGGTTTATTACTCATTTCCatgaatttaaagaaatttaagtTTCGAATATCTGAAGGGGTgagatatatttcatattcacGCTCTAATGTCTGTTTTATTTCTACCGCCATCATAGAATCCATTCCAAGATCAGCCAAGGAAGTGTGTAGATTGATATTCTTCAAGTTTTTAATACCTGCCATAAAGAATTTGtacttataagaaaataataataagtaaagatgatatatcatgtaaatataaatacatatataaaattattaagattaataataataatatcagttGGAGAATACATACccataatgtttataatagtATCTACAACATTATTCTCAACgtcatttcttcgtttttcagCAACTACCATACTTGCAACTACAGATTTATCCTGTACCAAAAATCTATTCAGTTCTTGTAAACATGATGATATTTTTTGCTGTAAGGTACCACCGATAACAAGTTCTTTATCTTCATACTGCATGTCAGCAACTAGACCAACATCTCCAATCGCTCCCCATTGTATAGCTAATCCAGGCAAACCTTCTTCTACTCTTTTCTCACATATTCTTTCCATAATGGAATTAGCCATACCGTAATTCGTTTGTCCGGCATTTCCTCTTCCGCACGagacagaagaaaaaactaCGAAGTGTCGAAGATCTGGACAAAGCTTTCTGGTCACCTCGTCCAAACATTTCGTGGCCCATGCTTTTCCTTTGAAAGATTCTTTAAAAGTCTCCAGCGTTTGGTTTCTACAAATACTATCTTTCAAAGAAACCGCGAGATTGAATATACCATCGACTGGACCTTGATCTATCGCGTTTTTCACGATAAGCTCGCAGTCTTCTTGTTTAGCCGCATCAAGACCAACCAGAATCTTGATATTCACGCCGTATGATTCCCATATTTTGATTCTCATGGATTGATAACCATTCTTTACGCCGTTCCGCGAAGTAATGACAATATTTTGAGCATTTCGAAGAATCAACCAATCGATTAATTCCAAACCAAAACCTCCCAATCCACCAAGAactatataacttttattccGAATACATGTATAAGAAGGTTCAGCCAAAATGGGTGTATTCAGTGGTTCATTCTCTTGACGGATCTTTATGAGTACCTAcgatataaaaacatattgcagattataatttaaactGTTAAAATCAAAACATATATTCTGGCAACAAACGTCAACTTACTTTTCCCATATGCTTTCCAGCTGCCATAAATCTAAGTGCTGTCTCTATTTGATCTTTGCCGAAAACTGTCCTAATAATCGGTTTGATagcattttctttaataagtTTGTTGAATATTGAACTAATTTCGTTCTTAATTTCGTCATTTGTGTTAATAACCTTATCTAACATCACACCATGAAAACTGATACCCTTCATAAAGATTTTGGTGCTTAATTCATTATTTGCGGCTAAGTCAAATTGTCCAATTTCTAAAAATCTACCTCTATAGGCTAAACAACGTAGACTCGCTTGAAGTTTATCTTCTGCTAAAGAATTTAGAACAATGTCTACACCTGCACCATTGGTTTGTTGCAAAACCATTTTTTCAAAGCTAGTATCTCGGGAATTTCCAATGTGATTATCATCGATACTAggaaatgtttctttaataaatttacgttTTTCTGGTGTACCGACCGTTGTAAATACTATACAGCCTTCCCGAAGGGCTAAGTTAATCGCGGCTTGGCCAATACCACCAGAACCAGCATGGATAAGTATTTTATCACCTTTCTGCATTCCTGCATTAATGTAAAGTGCAGATATGCATGTGCAATATATACACGGTACTGTTGCTGCATCTTCTAAACTCCAATTTTCAGGTATAGTCCAAGAAAAAGTTTCGTCCAACTGACAAAAATTTGACAGACATctgaaaaaatgttatttatttaatttaatttaattttttaacattttatataaaggattttataataatattttaatttttaattagttcACCTGTTGAGGTTAACTCCCATAATACGACGACCATTCATAGTGATTCCGCTGTATTCAAATCCAAGTAAGCAatcttttctgttttgttcCGTTACATTTGCTGATATTTTACCCGTAGACAACATCACgtctttaaaatttaatgatgCATAATGAATTCGAACAAGATCTTCCTTTTGATAGTCCTCCCTAATTGGCCCTTCAATCCAACGTATTGTACTTAAATCTCCACGTGactatcaaaaaatatttttgtattacttGATGATAGGtgttaataatttgataagatGCTTTCACACATACCAACTGACTAATAATAGCGTGATAGGTAAGTTTGGACTTGCAAGGCAGAAGTAGCTGATGCCTATATGATCCCCAAACATTCCCTGgtcgtaaaatattaataacaagatCCGTTTTGAGTTGTTCTGAGTAAAGTGGtagtttcaaagaaaattttgggGCTTTAAGATCTTGAATTAAAACAATTCGAAAGATATTTCCAGCAGATTCTTTCTTTAAGCAATTAATGAATCCTAAGAGACCAGATTCAAAGTTTCCTTCTTCAACAAGTATGACTCTCGTGTTCCTAATATTCTGTTCTTCATTCCTGACCTGTATAGTTTGCACTTGATGCAaccaattaaattcattactattaacatttataatcaTAGTGTTTTCCGgaattttatttgtcttttttaataatatccaaGATTCCTCGGAGGTACATTTCTCTAAAACTATACGTAAgtgatatttttgtaaaatggaTAAGTTTAATgaggtatttcttttttcacgagATAGAAGGAAACCACCATCTTTCGTAGATTTTAGAAGTATTTTCAAGCTGTCCTTTTCTCCATTTGTCAACAATCCATATCCAACAGCGAATGATGCTGTGTCACCCGTTTCTATCATATTTGTTTCTGAAACAATGACACCTTCAggaatattttcgaatttgtTTTTCGATGCGAATACATTAACCTTGGCTTCTACCAAAggcaaattatttaaaatgtctAAAATCAGTGGAGAAACGAGTATGTTCGCTGGGTTATTGTCCTTATCCTCAACGAGTTCGATTGTCTTCATCTTAATTATTGGTATATTTTCAAGAGTAATATGTAtggataacgttaatatttctCGTAATGAAATTTCCTTTATGTCACGATAAGCAGTGAATTTATACTCTTCGATAATTGGATCATTAATAGGTTTTTTCCGAGAAATCTCACTTATTCTAATTTTATGCATTTCTACACCCCCCGctacaataatatcaatatttttgaaatattgtgCAGGTatatctgaaataaaaaataggcATTATgagtaatgaagaaaaagaaacacctTCTATTATTTCACATTGCATGGATAATAAGTGTTGttcttacatttttcatcACTAGTCAAGCTTTGAAGATATTTTTGATGAgcattaatatctattactaATTTTCGAATTCCAATCGGCACATATAGATCTCTAGTGTCtgtatttatgatttttatctgTAACATGTTATCTATGAACGCTACCCAATTCTTCTTCCATTCAATATGTCCTTTCCTTCTCGAAACAGACGTACTATATATGCTTCGGAAAAGACCGCTATATTGATAACCACGTAACTTTAATTCTTTAtagatatctttttcatttaattcttctttttcgttatcaaCATTTCTCTTAATCATATCAAGGggtattttctctttcgataagTTCGTTAGAAGATGAATCTTTCCGGTAACAATAGCAACACCTCCTTCGATCACTTCGAATTTACCGCTACCtattcatttgaaaatcaccatgtattaaattttttggAAAACAATAGTAGGAAGCAATTACCTTTCTGAATCATAACAATCATTTCAAGTTTGCCCTCTTTGGGAACAGTCGTCgctcgattaaattttatattttccatgaCTACGGACGTTTCTGTATAAAATTCTCCCATCGTCATTCCTAATGTTTCCCAAACCAAACATAAATATCCTGTTGCAGGAAACAAGTTTCTGCCATCAATTATATGACCCTTTATGTATGCGAAATTTTCATCGGTAATCGCTATTGATACTATTCGTTCTCCGGAAGTAAGTACCTCCTGCTTTTTGAAATGTGTTGTGAACCAATCGTTTGAATGTTCCCACCTAATCATGATATATTACTAAACTTTTgcattaaattcataatattttcaaataattaatccTTTTCGTTATTTGCATTCTCATAATTCTTACCGAATAAGTGGGGATATCATTGGAGTTCCTCGACTTACGGGATATTCTATAGATGGGTATAGTTTAGCAAGATCAAACTGTAAGCCAGCATTATACAATTTCCCTAATCCTTGAAGAAAAACTTTTACGTTATCTTTATAACCTCGCGGATTTAATGCAATATTCGTTACTCTTGTTAGCAATGATTTGTTTAAAATCTCATGTAGTTGGCTGCTGGGCgcaatttcaataataacgacattgtCAGGGATGAAGACCGAGGTTTCCTCAAAAAGTACAggttttaacaaattatttgtaaaatactCGGCCGACGAGAATTGTGCACTTGAAGTCGACCATTCCTTGCATGGAACTGATGTACTCAACCACTTTTGACTTCGACGCTTTCCTACtgatatcattttctttaaatttgcCAAGAGATTGATTTTGACTGTAGCCATGTAACGGCTATGATATGGTATTTTTTCCCCTGATACCACTTTCGCAAAAATTTTGTTTGTCTgtcaaatatgaaaatattatatgatctATCGTGAAAAAATCAGtctaaaaaattcttattatcaaCAAATCCTCGTTGACTTGTAACGAACCTGCAGTTTTTCAACAAATACTTTTATAGATTCAGTCGGTCCGATAATTGTTGAACTTTCAGGTCCATTATGACACGCGACATCGATATCATCAGGacacaaattttttatatctttataaccAAGCCGTACCATGGCCACAGAACAATGAggtatttttgtttctataacGGATTTTCCTTGCAAATACGCTGCCAATATCGTTTCCTCCATTGTGAAACTTCCGTCTGCGTATGCACATCCAAGTTCCCCCACAGAATATCCGATTATGTAGTCTGGTAGTACTCCTACTGAAGCTAAAAGGTCTACTAAGCCAATCTGTAAAATTTTCTCCCTATTATCAggtattattgaatatatgcTAATCTCTTAAGTGGTTAAATATGTGCCGTTATTACCTGAACAGCAGCAATACCGACAAAAGAGTGCAAAATATTGTCTAACATGCCATTGTTTGGTTTAGTTAAAATCTCATAAATATGAAGTTCATGCAGTTTTAACACAGCATCGCATTTCTCTATTGCTTTAGCAAATATAGGGAATTTCAATAGAGCTTGAcctaataaatttcatataccatataataatcttaatcattataatagtcattatttctatagattttaattttaacaaagaaatattcgaataaaactTTTCATACCTATCTCTGGCCACTGCGAATCCATTCcagaaaaaacgaaacataTTGGCTTCTTCGTACCAGAAAAATGTTCAATCTCCCTTATTTTCGTATCAGATGGTTTAACATCAGTTATCGTGTATCCTCGATATGAATGATTTGGTAttgttttatgataaatatcatGAAGAAGACGAATAAATTCGACGTCTACCGGTCGGTTATCGATCTATGGAGAAATATGTTGAAATTGTTTCTAACAAATAGAACTTTTATATCGGCTTTCGAAAAGTATGTAGATTCTTTTTGCATACCTCATTTAAAATGGTTTCTACTGCTTCTGCGGTACGTCCGGAAACAGCTATGAGTCTAGGCAAATCATCATTTGGCAATCCATTATTGATCTTTATTTTCGGATTTGATTTGAGTAAAACGTGAGCATTAGCACCACCGAAGCCGAAAGAATTAACACCTATGTATTCACCATCTAATGGAGTTGGTTGGGTAACAACTTCGATTCGTCCTTCTAAAAgagcttttatttctttgcgtggtctattaaagttaatatttgGCGG from Vespa velutina chromosome 3, iVesVel2.1, whole genome shotgun sequence includes:
- the LOC124948000 gene encoding fatty acid synthase-like, whose product is MTEYKEAKKSYKFFKYADPKPGEEVVISGLAGRFPESNNVEELKENLFNCKDCVTNDNCRWKLDHPEIPQRTGKINNIQKFDASFFGIHFKQANTMDPMTRMMLEHVYEAIVDAGINPEDIRGRRVGVFIGTCFSDSEATCLHGKFQTNGFGITSCSRDMMAQNISCWLNVIGPSYIVDTACSSSLYAVEHAYRAIHSGQCDYAIVGGSNLCLHPYTSLQFSRLGVLCQDGRCKVFDEDANGYTRSETVSVAFLQKAKNAKRIYATIIHAKTNCDGYKKEGITFPSNKMQSTLFKEFYKECGVSTVCIPYIEAHGTGTKVGDPEELEAIDRIFTKNRANLLKIGSVKSNVGHTEGVSGIISIVKAIISMESGLIPPNINFNRPRKEIKALLEGRIEVVTQPTPLDGEYIGVNSFGFGGANAHVLLKSNPKIKINNGLPNDDLPRLIAVSGRTAEAVETILNEIDNRPVDVEFIRLLHDIYHKTIPNHSYRGYTITDVKPSDTKIREIEHFSGTKKPICFVFSGMDSQWPEIGQALLKFPIFAKAIEKCDAVLKLHELHIYEILTKPNNGMLDNILHSFVGIAAVQIGLVDLLASVGVLPDYIIGYSVGELGCAYADGSFTMEETILAAYLQGKSVIETKIPHCSVAMVRLGYKDIKNLCPDDIDVACHNGPESSTIIGPTESIKVFVEKLQTNKIFAKVVSGEKIPYHSRYMATVKINLLANLKKMISVGKRRSQKWLSTSVPCKEWSTSSAQFSSAEYFTNNLLKPVLFEETSVFIPDNVVIIEIAPSSQLHEILNKSLLTRVTNIALNPRGYKDNVKVFLQGLGKLYNAGLQFDLAKLYPSIEYPVSRGTPMISPLIRWEHSNDWFTTHFKKQEVLTSGERIVSIAITDENFAYIKGHIIDGRNLFPATGYLCLVWETLGMTMGEFYTETSVVMENIKFNRATTVPKEGKLEMIVMIQKGSGKFEVIEGGVAIVTGKIHLLTNLSKEKIPLDMIKRNVDNEKEELNEKDIYKELKLRGYQYSGLFRSIYSTSVSRRKGHIEWKKNWVAFIDNMLQIKIINTDTRDLYVPIGIRKLVIDINAHQKYLQSLTSDEKYIPAQYFKNIDIIVAGGVEMHKIRISEISRKKPINDPIIEEYKFTAYRDIKEISLREILTLSIHITLENIPIIKMKTIELVEDKDNNPANILVSPLILDILNNLPLVEAKVNVFASKNKFENIPEGVIVSETNMIETGDTASFAVGYGLLTNGEKDSLKILLKSTKDGGFLLSREKRNTSLNLSILQKYHLRIVLEKCTSEESWILLKKTNKIPENTMIINVNSNEFNWLHQVQTIQVRNEEQNIRNTRVILVEEGNFESGLLGFINCLKKESAGNIFRIVLIQDLKAPKFSLKLPLYSEQLKTDLVINILRPGNVWGSYRHQLLLPCKSKLTYHAIISQLSRGDLSTIRWIEGPIREDYQKEDLVRIHYASLNFKDVMLSTGKISANVTEQNRKDCLLGFEYSGITMNGRRIMGVNLNRCLSNFCQLDETFSWTIPENWSLEDAATVPCIYCTCISALYINAGMQKGDKILIHAGSGGIGQAAINLALREGCIVFTTVGTPEKRKFIKETFPSIDDNHIGNSRDTSFEKMVLQQTNGAGVDIVLNSLAEDKLQASLRCLAYRGRFLEIGQFDLAANNELSTKIFMKGISFHGVMLDKVINTNDEIKNEISSIFNKLIKENAIKPIIRTVFGKDQIETALRFMAAGKHMGKVLIKIRQENEPLNTPILAEPSYTCIRNKSYIVLGGLGGFGLELIDWLILRNAQNIVITSRNGVKNGYQSMRIKIWESYGVNIKILVGLDAAKQEDCELIVKNAIDQGPVDGIFNLAVSLKDSICRNQTLETFKESFKGKAWATKCLDEVTRKLCPDLRHFVVFSSVSCGRGNAGQTNYGMANSIMERICEKRVEEGLPGLAIQWGAIGDVGLVADMQYEDKELVIGGTLQQKISSCLQELNRFLVQDKSVVASMVVAEKRRNDVENNVVDTIINIMGIKNLKNINLHTSLADLGMDSMMAVEIKQTLEREYEIYLTPSDIRNLNFFKFMEMSNKPRDNCNNNENDIKGLLSGTKMLLQMFDEILSAKVTIPLKTNPEEGRNEIFFLPGIEGYGGVFKTLESKIKSPATCFQLAANYELKTVEAMANLFLPHLLDKLKGRSNFTLVGYSFGSLVAIELTRNLEAKGFIGQLILIDGAPQYLKTLMQQQLHSSSQEELENNILFSILNPFIAVNRAELEFKLRKCNTWDEKVNIFLNFISLENQELFSKGNQKDAILSLYVRLQAVMAYNPEPMPYIRTPITLFKPLLPSVLNVPYDYELQSLTENKVEIHVVDGDHITMLEDMKIAMAINNELLTVATTFKENIKNEN